A genomic region of uncultured Paludibaculum sp. contains the following coding sequences:
- the frr gene encoding ribosome recycling factor, whose translation MKPGQQTSAPSGQFQNVKEVEASAKAKMEKVIAGLQHEMTSMRTGRASVNLFDGITVEAYGSQMPINHVATLHVPEPTLITIQPYDVSQMGLIEKAIRSSDLGLNPSNDGKQIRVPIPTLTEERRKDMVKHLHHVAEEHRVKLRNIRRDSNEAIKKLVKDKLISEDEDRRGHEETQKLTDAYIVKIDQLSKGKEKDIMEVK comes from the coding sequence ATGAAACCTGGACAACAAACCTCAGCTCCGTCTGGCCAGTTCCAGAACGTGAAAGAAGTGGAAGCTTCCGCCAAGGCGAAGATGGAAAAAGTCATCGCCGGCCTGCAACACGAGATGACGAGCATGCGCACCGGGCGAGCCTCGGTGAACCTGTTCGACGGCATCACGGTGGAAGCCTATGGCTCGCAAATGCCAATCAACCACGTGGCAACGCTGCACGTGCCCGAGCCCACTCTCATCACAATCCAACCGTATGACGTTTCTCAGATGGGCCTCATCGAAAAGGCCATCCGAAGCTCGGACCTCGGGCTCAACCCGTCGAACGACGGCAAACAGATCCGTGTGCCAATTCCGACACTGACCGAAGAACGGCGCAAGGACATGGTGAAACACCTCCACCATGTCGCCGAAGAGCACCGCGTCAAGCTGCGTAACATCCGCCGCGACTCGAACGAAGCCATCAAGAAGCTGGTGAAGGACAAGCTCATCAGCGAAGACGAAGACCGCCGCGGCCATGAAGAGACTCAGAAGCTGACCGACGCCTATATCGTCAAGATCGATCAACTGTCCAAGGGGAAAGAAAAAGACATCATGGAAGTCAAGTAG
- the rpsI gene encoding 30S ribosomal protein S9, whose amino-acid sequence MALLQYLGTGRRKRAVARVFLRPGTGKMTVNGKPLDEYFTTYTSRSLVRQPMATTETADKFDVLVNATGGGVIGQAGAVRLGIARALIEFNLELRGKLKGAGYLTRDAREHERGKYGLKGARARFQFSKR is encoded by the coding sequence ATGGCATTGCTTCAGTATCTTGGAACCGGCCGGCGGAAACGCGCCGTGGCCCGCGTCTTCCTGCGTCCCGGCACGGGCAAAATGACCGTGAACGGCAAGCCTCTGGACGAGTACTTCACCACCTACACCAGCCGTTCGCTGGTTCGCCAACCGATGGCGACCACCGAAACCGCCGACAAGTTCGACGTTCTGGTGAACGCGACCGGCGGCGGCGTGATCGGACAGGCCGGCGCGGTCCGCCTGGGCATCGCGCGCGCTTTGATCGAGTTCAATCTCGAACTGCGCGGCAAGCTCAAGGGTGCTGGTTACCTCACTCGCGATGCGCGCGAGCACGAGCGTGGCAAGTATGGCCTGAAGGGCGCCCGGGCCCGCTTCCAGTTCTCCAAGCGCTAG
- a CDS encoding class I SAM-dependent methyltransferase codes for MITAAQEREFYDGQYRQFLELPDHALRIDRSILTGNCENPAHPFFERRRLYLASMQALLTEPLPGKRVLDYGCGPADFGVWMATESAEVTLLDLSPLAVELGLRRAKASGVAKRVKGVAADASRLDMFADCAFDLVFACASLHHTLKYPGAMEELARVMRPGARLVLCETWGGNPLLQEARQWRARVEGELEEQGEDIILSGKELKLLESHFGEIRVQHLNLLAMAKRLLRGKFERRWARSAVTVLEKTDRAVIAVCPPLKNWCGEAVITARR; via the coding sequence GTGATCACAGCGGCCCAGGAGCGCGAGTTTTACGACGGACAATACCGCCAGTTTCTGGAACTGCCCGATCATGCCTTGCGCATCGACCGCTCTATCCTGACCGGGAACTGTGAGAATCCGGCCCATCCTTTCTTCGAACGGCGGCGGCTCTACCTGGCGTCCATGCAGGCCCTGCTCACCGAGCCTCTGCCCGGTAAGCGCGTATTGGACTACGGCTGCGGGCCGGCCGATTTCGGTGTCTGGATGGCAACGGAAAGCGCCGAGGTCACCCTGCTCGATCTTTCTCCGCTGGCCGTCGAACTCGGACTGCGGCGTGCCAAGGCGAGCGGGGTGGCGAAACGAGTCAAGGGCGTCGCCGCCGATGCTTCGCGGCTCGATATGTTCGCTGATTGCGCTTTCGATCTTGTCTTTGCCTGTGCTTCGCTCCATCACACCCTGAAGTATCCCGGCGCCATGGAGGAACTGGCTCGAGTGATGCGCCCCGGTGCCCGTTTGGTGCTGTGCGAAACCTGGGGTGGAAATCCCCTGCTCCAGGAGGCCCGGCAATGGCGTGCCCGCGTCGAGGGCGAACTCGAAGAACAGGGAGAAGATATCATCCTCTCGGGCAAGGAACTGAAGCTGCTGGAGTCGCACTTCGGAGAGATCCGGGTGCAGCATTTGAATCTGCTGGCCATGGCCAAGCGGCTTCTCCGTGGCAAGTTTGAGCGGCGGTGGGCCCGGTCCGCCGTAACCGTGCTGGAAAAAACAGATCGGGCGGTGATCGCCGTCTGTCCGCCCCTGAAGAACTGGTGCGGAGAGGCGGTGATCACCGCCCGACGGTAG
- the rplM gene encoding 50S ribosomal protein L13 translates to MKTEFPSKSEIMRCWFVLDASEAALGRVASKAAKILMGKHKPTYVPFMDTGDHVIVINADKAVLTGNKETQKLYRRHSGYPGGLTETRADKVRATRPIRLVEDAIKGMLPKTKMGKQMYRKLKVYAGDKHPHEAQQPTALATGK, encoded by the coding sequence ATGAAGACCGAATTTCCGTCCAAGAGCGAGATTATGCGCTGCTGGTTCGTGCTCGATGCCAGCGAGGCAGCTCTGGGACGGGTCGCCAGCAAGGCCGCCAAAATCCTGATGGGGAAGCATAAGCCGACTTATGTTCCATTCATGGACACGGGCGACCACGTCATCGTAATTAACGCCGACAAGGCTGTCCTGACCGGCAACAAGGAAACCCAAAAGCTCTATCGCCGGCACTCGGGCTATCCGGGTGGCCTGACGGAGACCCGCGCCGACAAAGTACGCGCCACCCGGCCTATCCGGCTGGTGGAAGATGCCATCAAGGGCATGCTGCCGAAGACGAAGATGGGCAAGCAGATGTACCGCAAGCTCAAGGTCTACGCAGGCGATAAGCACCCCCACGAAGCCCAGCAGCCCACCGCGCTTGCCACCGGCAAGTAG
- the rpsB gene encoding 30S ribosomal protein S2, whose protein sequence is MKELLEAGVHFGHQTKRWNPKMKEYIFGERNGIYIIDLQKTLKLFKDAMRFVGEQAAMGKTILFVGTKRQAQEAILEEATRCGMYYVNNRWLGGLLTNFVTVKQSIKRLKELEAILDEGSGERRTKKELIQMERERKNLMSNLAGIKDMDGLPDMLFVIDSNKEDIAVKEARKLGIPVVAVVDTNCDPDMVDHPIPGNDDALRAIRLFANKIADAMVEGRSLASEQDFTPKEIETEDGPVEDMSQFAHYVDPRLNEDVLTEGISDLDLPSTSLPKKSAEPAVEVATETPASN, encoded by the coding sequence ATGAAAGAATTGCTCGAAGCGGGCGTTCACTTCGGGCACCAGACCAAGCGCTGGAATCCGAAGATGAAGGAATATATCTTCGGCGAACGCAACGGGATCTACATCATCGACCTCCAGAAGACCTTGAAGCTGTTCAAGGACGCGATGCGCTTTGTCGGCGAGCAGGCGGCCATGGGAAAGACGATCCTCTTCGTCGGCACCAAGCGCCAGGCGCAGGAAGCCATTCTGGAAGAGGCCACGCGCTGTGGCATGTACTACGTGAACAACCGCTGGCTGGGTGGCCTGCTGACGAACTTCGTCACGGTCAAGCAGTCGATCAAGCGGCTGAAGGAACTCGAAGCGATTCTCGACGAAGGCAGCGGAGAGCGGCGCACCAAGAAGGAACTCATCCAGATGGAGCGCGAGCGCAAGAACCTGATGTCGAACCTCGCCGGCATCAAGGACATGGACGGCCTGCCGGACATGCTCTTCGTCATCGACTCGAACAAAGAAGATATCGCCGTCAAGGAAGCTCGCAAGCTCGGCATCCCGGTGGTCGCTGTCGTGGATACAAATTGCGATCCCGACATGGTGGATCACCCGATTCCCGGCAACGACGACGCGCTGCGCGCTATCCGCCTGTTCGCGAACAAGATCGCCGACGCCATGGTGGAAGGCCGCTCGCTGGCCAGCGAGCAGGACTTCACGCCGAAGGAAATCGAAACCGAGGACGGCCCGGTGGAAGACATGTCGCAGTTCGCGCACTATGTCGATCCGAGGCTGAACGAGGACGTGCTCACGGAAGGCATCTCAGACCTCGACCTGCCCAGCACGTCGCTGCCGAAGAAGTCGGCCGAGCCCGCCGTCGAAGTCGCGACGGAAACCCCGGCCAGCAACTAA
- the pyrH gene encoding UMP kinase — MAPRYKRILLKLSGEVLAGGASFGIDAERVRALASEVAEVASTGVQLGIVLGGGNFFRGVAAAARQMDRVTADSMGMLATVINCLAMQDALEKQGVPTRVMTAIQMPQVAEPYIRRRAIRHMEKGRIVVFGGGTSNPFFSTDSAGSLRALEIGAEILAKATGVDGVYDKDPRKHADAVKYDHVTYSEMLAKNLAVMDASAVAMCRDNNMPIVVFNLTTHGNIMRMSMGEPVGTIIGNAL; from the coding sequence ATGGCGCCCCGGTATAAGCGAATCCTGCTGAAATTGAGCGGAGAGGTGCTGGCCGGCGGCGCCAGCTTTGGCATAGACGCCGAACGTGTGCGGGCGCTGGCCAGCGAGGTTGCGGAGGTGGCAAGCACCGGCGTGCAGCTCGGCATCGTGCTGGGCGGCGGCAACTTCTTTCGCGGCGTCGCCGCTGCCGCCAGGCAGATGGATCGAGTGACGGCCGACTCCATGGGCATGCTGGCCACCGTCATCAACTGCCTGGCCATGCAGGACGCCCTGGAGAAACAGGGCGTGCCCACGCGGGTCATGACCGCCATCCAGATGCCTCAGGTGGCCGAGCCCTACATCCGGCGGCGCGCCATTCGCCACATGGAGAAGGGCCGTATCGTCGTTTTTGGCGGCGGCACTTCCAATCCCTTCTTCTCCACCGACTCAGCCGGCTCGCTGCGAGCGCTGGAGATTGGTGCGGAGATTCTAGCCAAAGCGACGGGCGTGGACGGTGTCTATGACAAGGACCCGCGCAAGCATGCCGATGCCGTCAAGTACGACCACGTCACCTATAGCGAAATGCTGGCGAAGAACCTGGCGGTGATGGATGCCTCGGCTGTGGCGATGTGCCGGGACAACAACATGCCGATTGTGGTCTTCAACCTCACCACGCATGGCAATATAATGCGAATGTCGATGGGAGAGCCCGTCGGCACGATTATTGGGAACGCTCTATGA
- a CDS encoding DUF3291 domain-containing protein, whose translation MDFHLAQINIARLVAPIDHPLIADFVRQLDEINILAESSPGFVWRLKADSGNATDIPYSDDPFVIVNMSVWTSIDALKDFTYASKHVDVFRDRARWFEKMQLPHYCLWWVPAGHTPTMAEGRERLEHYQRHGSTPQSFWFSQRQPVPTSIESVV comes from the coding sequence ATGGACTTCCACCTCGCGCAGATCAACATCGCCCGTCTGGTCGCCCCCATCGATCACCCCCTAATCGCCGATTTCGTCCGCCAACTGGACGAAATTAACATCCTCGCCGAATCTTCGCCCGGCTTCGTCTGGCGCCTCAAGGCCGACTCCGGCAATGCCACCGACATCCCTTACTCCGACGACCCCTTCGTCATCGTCAACATGTCCGTCTGGACTTCAATCGACGCGCTGAAGGACTTCACCTATGCCTCGAAACACGTCGACGTCTTTCGCGACCGCGCCCGTTGGTTCGAGAAGATGCAGCTACCCCACTACTGCCTCTGGTGGGTTCCGGCTGGGCACACGCCCACCATGGCGGAAGGCCGCGAGCGGCTGGAACACTACCAGCGCCACGGTTCCACACCGCAGTCCTTCTGGTTCTCGCAGCGACAGCCCGTGCCAACATCCATCGAATCTGTGGTTTAG
- the tsf gene encoding translation elongation factor Ts — protein MAEITAQLVKQLREMTGAGMMECKKALVEANGDFNEAQVILRKRGLATAAKKASRSAKEGLIGLHISPDVNLGLLVEVNCETDFVAKTDDFKSLVDEVKQIILTHKPVDAAALKALPSISSPTLSVEALLKEKIAKVGENMNVPRFVLHPAAGALGSYTHPGSKLVVLVDVTAKNAATLDRPEFKELIQDIAMQVAAADPKFLRREEVTAEYIEKEKEIQRSRALAEGKPEKIVDKVVEGRMSKFYEEVCLLDQPFIKENSVTISQLLADKGKQLGDEIGVAAYVRFKVGETAAAEEPAAE, from the coding sequence ATGGCAGAAATCACTGCGCAACTAGTCAAACAGCTCCGCGAAATGACCGGCGCGGGCATGATGGAATGCAAGAAGGCCCTGGTCGAAGCCAACGGCGACTTCAACGAGGCACAGGTGATCCTACGCAAGCGTGGTCTGGCCACCGCCGCCAAGAAGGCTTCGCGCAGCGCGAAGGAAGGCCTGATCGGTCTCCACATCAGCCCGGATGTCAATCTCGGACTGTTGGTGGAAGTGAACTGCGAAACCGACTTCGTCGCCAAGACTGACGACTTCAAGAGCCTGGTGGATGAGGTCAAGCAGATCATCCTCACCCACAAACCAGTGGATGCCGCCGCGCTGAAGGCGCTGCCTTCCATCTCCAGCCCAACCCTGAGTGTGGAAGCGCTGTTGAAGGAAAAGATCGCCAAGGTCGGCGAGAACATGAACGTGCCGCGCTTTGTCCTGCACCCGGCGGCGGGCGCACTGGGCAGCTACACGCATCCCGGCTCGAAGCTGGTGGTGCTGGTGGATGTCACAGCCAAGAATGCGGCGACGCTCGACCGGCCCGAGTTCAAGGAACTGATTCAGGACATCGCCATGCAAGTGGCGGCAGCCGATCCGAAGTTCCTGCGGCGGGAAGAGGTAACGGCAGAGTACATCGAGAAGGAAAAGGAAATCCAACGGTCGCGCGCGCTGGCCGAGGGCAAGCCCGAGAAGATCGTCGACAAGGTGGTGGAAGGCCGCATGTCGAAGTTCTACGAGGAAGTCTGCCTGCTCGATCAGCCGTTCATCAAGGAGAATTCCGTCACCATCTCCCAGTTGCTGGCCGACAAAGGGAAGCAACTCGGCGATGAGATCGGCGTCGCTGCCTATGTCCGCTTCAAAGTGGGCGAGACGGCCGCGGCTGAAGAGCCTGCGGCCGAGTAG
- a CDS encoding TIR domain-containing protein encodes MLNLFLCYAPRERAVAQTLARRLEGGAECRITLEELGPGIGPTVAEAWDGGLGNDVIVLLLSKESVPEKASRTEWASLLAHVEANEDPPVACVLVEDCAHPAILERRRFFRWSDTPLEMMRALERLVVGLHPRDAATPFSLAPLPAFRDRDAELARLWESLVDRCGTAVIGGGAPGSGKTWLAQEFARQAGPHFRDVLWIPCGDRPLSMIAGDVAWQLGIPAEGTAETLLASVAGTVSSHRVLMVLDDVRGMAPFTAPADGLGSVLITTRCGEQCVVELPASWAEKTVPRLDESAEQLWRAISLCRPDGFALELVARVAQLPGGAALEAAEQLAEYGLLDAVDSGRTVFRVAGGVSNPAAEVLRWRHTEALNEFFLEWRDQPLRVRKMIAELDAALNWAVHHDWTLAVQLTRRAFLFLSSERRRMESALLMNRLLEQARTLGDQQVVKDCEWELSWFQDGRGDIYRPAESGEQMSLF; translated from the coding sequence GTGCTGAATTTATTCCTGTGTTACGCCCCTCGGGAACGGGCAGTCGCGCAGACGCTGGCGCGGAGGCTGGAGGGCGGAGCGGAGTGCCGCATCACCCTGGAAGAGCTGGGACCAGGCATAGGGCCGACCGTTGCAGAAGCCTGGGACGGTGGCCTGGGCAATGACGTGATTGTCCTGCTGCTTTCAAAGGAATCGGTCCCGGAGAAAGCCTCCCGAACCGAGTGGGCATCGCTGCTGGCGCATGTCGAAGCTAATGAGGATCCGCCGGTGGCGTGTGTCCTGGTGGAGGATTGCGCACATCCCGCCATCCTGGAACGCCGGCGCTTCTTTCGCTGGAGCGACACGCCACTAGAGATGATGCGGGCCCTGGAACGCCTGGTGGTCGGCCTGCATCCACGAGACGCCGCGACGCCGTTCTCCCTGGCCCCCCTGCCGGCCTTCCGCGACAGAGACGCCGAGTTGGCCCGATTGTGGGAGTCCCTGGTAGACCGGTGCGGGACTGCCGTGATCGGCGGCGGAGCGCCGGGCAGCGGGAAGACTTGGCTGGCCCAGGAGTTCGCCAGGCAGGCTGGACCGCACTTCCGCGATGTCTTGTGGATCCCCTGCGGCGACCGGCCACTCTCGATGATCGCCGGTGATGTGGCCTGGCAACTGGGCATCCCGGCGGAAGGGACGGCGGAGACGCTGCTGGCGTCCGTGGCCGGGACGGTGAGTTCCCACCGGGTGCTGATGGTGCTCGATGACGTGCGGGGCATGGCACCGTTCACGGCTCCGGCCGATGGGCTTGGCTCCGTACTGATCACCACCAGATGCGGCGAGCAGTGCGTGGTGGAGTTACCTGCCTCCTGGGCGGAGAAGACGGTGCCCCGCCTGGACGAGTCCGCTGAGCAACTATGGCGCGCGATTTCGCTCTGCCGCCCGGACGGCTTTGCCCTTGAATTGGTGGCGCGCGTGGCGCAACTGCCGGGTGGCGCGGCGCTGGAGGCGGCGGAGCAGTTGGCGGAGTACGGCCTGCTGGACGCCGTGGACTCCGGCCGGACGGTGTTCCGGGTGGCCGGTGGAGTTTCGAATCCCGCGGCAGAGGTGCTGCGTTGGCGGCACACCGAGGCTCTCAACGAGTTCTTCCTGGAGTGGCGGGATCAACCGCTGCGCGTTCGCAAGATGATCGCGGAACTGGACGCGGCGCTCAACTGGGCTGTTCACCACGACTGGACGCTCGCCGTGCAGCTCACCCGGCGCGCTTTCCTGTTCCTGTCGTCGGAGCGGCGGCGGATGGAATCGGCGTTGCTCATGAACCGGCTGCTGGAGCAGGCACGGACGCTGGGCGATCAGCAGGTGGTGAAGGACTGCGAGTGGGAACTCTCTTGGTTCCAGGATGGCCGGGGCGACATCTACCGGCCGGCCGAGAGCGGCGAGCAGATGTCGCTGTTCTGA